In Deferribacter desulfuricans SSM1, the following are encoded in one genomic region:
- a CDS encoding helix-turn-helix domain-containing protein gives MADFDINIGERIRKLRNDRGMTLQDVANLTGFSKALISQIENNVVMPPITTLAKIANVLNVKMTYFFEEEINYKDYYVVKKGDRQFVFREGAKHGYLYEELAHIKNNDLFETFVVTIKPGDTHKKLFSHEGYEFMYILEGRIKLYLNNDIIELGEGDSIAFSSKIPHYAESIYSGPSKILSVRMKKIDIQKLKGSK, from the coding sequence CAGATTTTGATATTAACATTGGTGAAAGAATTAGAAAACTTAGAAACGATAGAGGGATGACATTACAGGATGTTGCAAATTTAACAGGTTTTTCTAAGGCATTAATTTCACAAATTGAAAATAATGTTGTCATGCCACCTATTACTACTCTAGCTAAGATAGCTAATGTTTTAAATGTGAAGATGACATATTTTTTTGAAGAAGAGATTAATTATAAAGATTATTATGTTGTAAAAAAGGGTGACAGGCAATTTGTTTTTAGAGAAGGTGCAAAGCATGGATATTTGTATGAAGAGTTAGCACATATAAAAAATAATGATCTTTTTGAAACTTTTGTCGTTACCATTAAGCCTGGAGATACTCACAAGAAGCTTTTTAGCCATGAAGGTTATGAGTTTATGTATATACTTGAAGGTCGCATAAAATTATATTTAAATAATGATATTATCGAGTTAGGGGAGGGGGATTCTATCGCATTTAGTTCTAAAATTCCTCATTATGCTGAAAGTATATACAGTGGGCCTTCTAAGATTTTAAGTGTGAGGATGAAGAAGATAGATATCCAAAAACTTAAGGGGAGTAAATAA
- the leuB gene encoding 3-isopropylmalate dehydrogenase, translating into MHKIAVLPGDGIGPEVMKQALKVLDKISKKYNIQLTYEFADVGGIAIDKYDTPLPKHTVKICENSDAILFGSVGGPKWENLPPEKQPERGALLPLRKHFNLFANIRPVKVFKPLKDACSLKNELISEGIDIVIFRELTSGIYFGQPKYISEDRTYAVDTMKYSVEEIIRIAHLAFEAAKLRNNKVTSVDKANVLMSSVLWRETVTEIHKKFYTDVELQHMYVDNASMQLVRNPNQFDVILTGNMFGDILSDEAAMLSGSLGMLASASINESGFGLYEPIGGTAPDIAGQNIANPIAQILSAAYMLRYSLKSDSAATDIENAIEQVLNEGYRTADIFSGKDGEKKVNTEEMGNLICEYI; encoded by the coding sequence ATGCACAAAATCGCTGTTTTACCAGGTGATGGGATTGGCCCAGAAGTAATGAAACAAGCACTTAAGGTGTTAGATAAAATTTCTAAAAAATATAACATTCAATTAACCTATGAATTTGCTGATGTAGGTGGTATAGCTATAGACAAATACGATACACCCTTGCCAAAGCACACTGTAAAAATATGTGAAAACTCAGATGCAATTCTTTTTGGATCTGTTGGAGGACCAAAATGGGAGAATCTCCCACCTGAAAAGCAACCAGAAAGAGGTGCATTGTTGCCTTTAAGAAAGCATTTTAATCTTTTTGCAAATATTAGGCCTGTAAAAGTATTTAAACCTTTAAAAGATGCTTGCAGTTTAAAAAACGAATTAATTAGTGAGGGAATAGATATTGTAATTTTTAGAGAATTAACCAGTGGCATCTATTTTGGTCAGCCAAAATATATCAGCGAAGATAGAACCTATGCTGTGGACACTATGAAATACAGTGTTGAAGAAATCATAAGAATCGCACATTTAGCTTTTGAAGCAGCTAAATTGAGAAATAATAAAGTAACATCTGTAGATAAAGCAAACGTACTTATGAGTAGCGTCCTATGGAGAGAAACGGTTACAGAAATTCATAAGAAGTTTTATACAGATGTGGAATTGCAACATATGTATGTTGATAATGCATCTATGCAACTTGTAAGAAATCCAAACCAGTTTGATGTAATCTTAACAGGAAATATGTTTGGAGATATTTTAAGTGATGAAGCAGCCATGCTTTCTGGATCATTAGGGATGTTAGCCTCAGCATCAATAAACGAGTCAGGATTTGGTCTATACGAACCAATAGGTGGTACAGCACCTGATATAGCTGGTCAGAATATTGCAAATCCTATAGCTCAGATTTTATCGGCAGCTTATATGTTAAGATATTCATTAAAAAGTGATTCTGCAGCAACTGACATAGAAAATGCAATTGAACAAGTCTTAAATGAAGGTTATAGAACAGCAGATATTTTCTCAGGTAAAGATGGTGAAAAAAAGGTCAATACCGAAGAAATGGGTAATTTAATTTGCGAATATATTTAA
- a CDS encoding TRAP transporter substrate-binding protein, translating into MKLLRNMMFLMVAFSLLVVPAMAKPIKVKFSHVVAVETPKGKAAEYLKKLLEERTNGKIKMEVYPNASLYGDREAVEALKMNAIQLACPSFSKFTGFVPQLQLFDLPFLFDSTEHLHKFMDSEWGKKILKLVGSKGLVGLAYWDNGFKVLSNNIRPIILPKDAKGIKFRIMSSKVLEEQFKVIGAIPHVLPFSEVYSALQQGVVDGAENPWSNFYTKKFYEVQKYLTVSYHGYLGYMLVTNKIFMKKLKKAGLDKVFLDSVKEATEYERKLAKELDEYYYNKVKEYGKIQIHVTTPEERKIWKKTMMQIYPKFYDVIGKEFIDAALNTK; encoded by the coding sequence ATGAAACTTTTAAGAAACATGATGTTTTTAATGGTAGCATTTAGTTTGTTGGTTGTTCCTGCTATGGCGAAACCTATTAAGGTAAAATTTAGCCATGTTGTTGCTGTGGAAACTCCTAAAGGGAAAGCAGCTGAGTATCTTAAAAAACTGTTAGAAGAGAGAACTAATGGTAAGATTAAAATGGAAGTTTATCCAAATGCTTCACTCTATGGTGATAGAGAAGCTGTTGAAGCGTTGAAAATGAATGCAATTCAACTTGCCTGTCCAAGTTTTTCAAAATTTACAGGTTTTGTTCCTCAGTTGCAACTTTTTGACCTTCCTTTCTTATTTGACTCTACAGAGCATTTACATAAGTTTATGGATAGTGAATGGGGTAAAAAAATATTAAAACTTGTTGGTAGTAAAGGACTTGTAGGTTTAGCTTATTGGGATAATGGTTTCAAAGTATTATCAAATAATATTAGACCAATAATTCTTCCTAAAGATGCAAAAGGGATAAAGTTTAGAATTATGTCATCAAAAGTTCTTGAAGAGCAATTTAAAGTTATTGGTGCTATTCCACATGTATTACCATTTTCAGAAGTTTATTCTGCGCTTCAGCAGGGTGTAGTTGATGGTGCTGAAAACCCATGGTCAAACTTTTACACAAAGAAATTTTATGAAGTACAGAAGTATTTGACAGTAAGTTATCACGGATATCTAGGTTATATGCTTGTTACAAATAAAATCTTTATGAAAAAACTTAAAAAAGCTGGTTTAGACAAAGTTTTCTTAGATTCAGTAAAAGAAGCTACAGAATATGAAAGAAAATTGGCTAAAGAACTTGATGAATATTATTACAATAAAGTTAAAGAGTATGGAAAAATCCAAATTCACGTGACTACACCTGAAGAGAGAAAAATCTGGAAAAAAACTATGATGCAAATCTATCCAAAATTTTATGATGTAATAGGTAAAGAATTTATAGATGCAGCGTTAAATACTAAGTAA
- a CDS encoding TRAP transporter small permease, protein MKKIFETLDKWLDYINMTVMTVMMALATIVAFINVVLRYVFNTSLVWAGELTSYLFIWSALFGAAYGFKIGLHIGVTAVIQALKPKIAKFVMTISLIVIFIYLCLLVKWGYDFVMFNYELEQVSIDLHLPFWIIYLCVPITMSIAAYQVLLKIIATIKIPADKFSYDMIMKEQH, encoded by the coding sequence ATGAAAAAGATTTTTGAAACACTTGATAAATGGCTTGACTATATAAATATGACGGTAATGACTGTTATGATGGCATTAGCCACAATTGTTGCTTTTATAAATGTTGTTTTAAGATATGTTTTTAACACTTCACTTGTATGGGCAGGTGAATTAACGTCATATCTTTTTATATGGTCAGCTCTGTTTGGTGCTGCTTATGGATTTAAAATAGGTTTGCATATCGGTGTTACAGCCGTAATACAGGCTTTAAAGCCTAAAATAGCAAAATTTGTTATGACAATTTCTTTAATAGTTATTTTTATTTATTTGTGTTTGTTAGTTAAATGGGGTTATGATTTTGTAATGTTTAATTATGAATTAGAGCAGGTTTCAATCGATTTACATCTACCTTTCTGGATTATTTATCTATGTGTTCCAATTACAATGAGTATAGCTGCATATCAAGTTTTATTAAAAATTATAGCGACTATTAAGATACCGGCAGATAAATTTAGTTATGATATGATAATGAAGGAGCAACACTGA
- a CDS encoding TRAP transporter large permease — protein MVAITLFGLLFLFLIVGIPIAVSLGLSTTITMLLFTDQPTLVIAQKMFTSIDKFALMAIPLFVLAGNFLSQGGAAERIIRFAKAVVGHLPGGLPMSAIFACIIFAAVSGSSPATVAAIGSIMIGAIQEAGYSPKFSVGSIVCAGSLGILIPPSIVLIVYGVTVDQSIGKLFMAGFVPGVFLGTMLMVVTYIAARRAGFKKQKRAPFSEIWKTFKEASWGLFVIVIVIGGIYGGIFTPTEAAAVSAVYGFFVVKFIYKDLKWKMIPRVIMTSAATSAMILFIIANAMLFAYFLTIQQIPQALAQWIIDMNFNKIVFLIFINILLLIGGNFMEPSSLIMIVAPLIYPAAVKLGVDPIHLGVIITVNMEIGMLTPPVGLNLFVASGVSGMNLQEVIRASMPWFFALLIGLIIITYVPQISLFLPNLIYR, from the coding sequence ATGGTGGCGATAACATTATTCGGACTTTTGTTTTTATTTTTAATAGTTGGGATACCAATTGCTGTATCTCTTGGTCTATCTACTACAATTACAATGTTACTTTTTACTGATCAGCCAACACTTGTAATTGCTCAAAAAATGTTTACTTCTATTGATAAATTTGCACTTATGGCTATCCCTCTTTTTGTTTTGGCTGGAAATTTTTTATCTCAAGGTGGAGCAGCAGAGAGAATTATTAGGTTTGCAAAAGCTGTTGTGGGGCACTTACCTGGTGGCTTACCTATGAGTGCTATCTTTGCATGTATAATATTTGCAGCTGTTAGTGGATCTTCTCCAGCAACTGTTGCTGCGATAGGTTCTATTATGATTGGAGCAATTCAGGAAGCTGGGTATTCACCTAAATTTTCTGTGGGTTCAATTGTATGCGCAGGGTCTCTTGGTATTTTAATTCCACCTTCCATTGTATTGATTGTGTATGGTGTAACTGTTGATCAATCTATTGGTAAGTTGTTTATGGCTGGTTTCGTTCCAGGCGTTTTTCTTGGAACAATGTTGATGGTAGTTACATATATTGCTGCAAGAAGAGCAGGTTTTAAAAAGCAGAAAAGAGCTCCATTTTCAGAAATATGGAAAACTTTTAAAGAAGCGTCTTGGGGGTTATTTGTTATTGTAATAGTGATTGGTGGTATATATGGTGGTATATTTACTCCTACTGAAGCTGCTGCTGTATCAGCTGTTTATGGCTTTTTTGTTGTTAAATTTATATACAAAGATTTAAAATGGAAAATGATTCCAAGAGTTATTATGACATCTGCAGCTACTTCTGCAATGATCCTTTTTATCATTGCAAATGCTATGCTTTTTGCTTACTTTTTGACAATTCAGCAAATACCTCAAGCTTTGGCTCAGTGGATAATTGATATGAATTTTAATAAAATAGTGTTTTTAATATTTATTAATATTCTTTTGCTGATAGGTGGAAATTTTATGGAACCATCAAGCCTTATTATGATTGTAGCACCGTTGATATACCCAGCTGCAGTAAAATTGGGTGTAGATCCAATACATCTGGGTGTTATTATCACTGTTAATATGGAAATAGGTATGCTTACACCACCAGTAGGGTTAAACTTGTTTGTTGCAAGTGGCGTATCAGGTATGAATTTGCAGGAGGTAATAAGAGCATCAATGCCTTGGTTTTTTGCCCTACTGATTGGCTTAATAATTATTACTTACGTGCCTCAAATATCACTGTTTTTACCAAATCTTATTTATCGTTAA
- a CDS encoding succinate dehydrogenase iron-sulfur subunit produces MSRYVTFEIFRYDPEKDKEPYYQTYKVEIRRPGMLMLEGLNQIKWEQDPTLAFRRSCREGVCGSDGINVNGVNMLSCITKIEDLGTDHLVIQPLPGMPVMRDLVVDVTDFFEKFITVKPYLIRKSPTPDKEFYQSPEDRKKLDGLYECILCGCCSSSCPSYWADKNYLGPNAFLRAWRYLADSRDEGADERLPILNDKHGVWRCHTIYNCVEACPKELNPTKAIVEIRRMLMNRNY; encoded by the coding sequence ATGAGTAGATATGTTACTTTCGAAATATTTAGATATGACCCAGAAAAGGATAAAGAACCTTATTATCAAACATACAAAGTAGAAATAAGAAGGCCCGGTATGCTCATGTTAGAAGGCCTCAATCAGATTAAATGGGAGCAAGATCCAACTCTTGCTTTCAGAAGATCATGCCGTGAAGGTGTTTGTGGATCTGATGGTATAAATGTAAACGGCGTAAATATGCTTTCATGTATTACAAAAATTGAAGATCTTGGTACAGACCATCTTGTAATTCAGCCTTTACCAGGCATGCCTGTAATGAGAGACCTTGTTGTTGATGTAACAGATTTTTTTGAAAAATTCATCACAGTAAAACCTTATTTAATCAGAAAATCTCCAACTCCAGACAAAGAGTTTTATCAGTCACCAGAAGATAGGAAAAAACTTGATGGGCTTTATGAATGTATCCTTTGTGGATGCTGTTCTTCATCTTGCCCTTCATACTGGGCAGATAAAAACTATCTTGGGCCAAACGCTTTCTTGAGAGCATGGAGATATCTTGCTGACTCAAGAGATGAAGGAGCTGATGAAAGATTACCTATCTTAAATGATAAACATGGTGTTTGGAGATGTCATACAATTTACAACTGTGTTGAGGCATGTCCAAAAGAGCTTAACCCAACTAAAGCTATCGTAGAAATTCGTAGAATGTTAATGAATAGAAACTATTAA
- the sdhA gene encoding succinate dehydrogenase flavoprotein subunit — protein sequence MSVKVEYHKFDVIILGAGGAGLNAAQVASQYCKTAVISEVYPTRSHTISAQGGISAALGNLEEDHWHWHMFDTVKGSDYLADQDACEYMTKLAPEMIIELEHIGLPFSRTPEGKIAQRPFGGHTAEFGKRPVKRACYAADRTGHAMLQTLYEKSVAQGTHFFSEFYALELLTNDGAVNGVLCWDIQNGGFHIFHAKAVVFATGGSGRIFKTNSNAHINTGDGIAMAMRAGYSWCDAEFFQFHPTGIYGAGNLITEGVRGEGGILLNANGERFMERYAPTIKDLAPRDIVSRSMMREILEGRGVGPNKDHILLKIDHIGADAIMEKLPGIHELALVFAGVDCTKEPIPVVPTAHYQNGGIPTNYLTQVVKAQGENPEEPVPGFFAAGECAAASVHGANRLGTNSLLDLVVFGRTAGEQAAKWAQNNKLVPLKDDAGDFGIKLFQKFANSNGKYTFGPIYNELIETMQKNVSVFRTEEGLKEALEKLDELEKKMDDFRVNDKSNIYNLELIEALELNNMIMVAKALTKAALERKESRGGHYRDDYPERDDENYLKHTEVFYQDGEFEVKYRPVRMKPLTVDPFPPKPRVY from the coding sequence ATGTCTGTGAAAGTTGAATATCATAAGTTTGATGTTATTATACTTGGTGCTGGTGGTGCAGGGCTCAACGCTGCACAGGTAGCATCTCAATATTGTAAAACAGCTGTAATTTCAGAAGTTTATCCAACAAGAAGCCATACAATTTCAGCTCAGGGTGGTATTTCTGCAGCATTAGGAAACTTAGAAGAAGACCACTGGCATTGGCACATGTTTGACACAGTAAAAGGTTCTGACTATTTAGCTGATCAAGATGCATGTGAATATATGACTAAATTAGCTCCAGAAATGATTATCGAACTTGAGCACATTGGTTTACCTTTTAGTAGAACACCAGAAGGTAAGATAGCTCAGAGACCATTTGGTGGTCATACTGCAGAGTTTGGTAAAAGACCTGTAAAAAGAGCATGTTATGCTGCTGACAGGACTGGGCATGCTATGCTCCAAACCCTTTATGAAAAGTCAGTGGCTCAAGGTACACACTTCTTCAGTGAATTCTATGCTTTAGAGCTTTTAACAAATGATGGAGCTGTAAACGGCGTTCTTTGCTGGGATATCCAAAATGGTGGATTTCATATATTCCATGCAAAAGCTGTAGTTTTTGCTACAGGTGGTAGTGGTAGAATTTTTAAAACAAATTCAAATGCTCACATCAACACTGGTGATGGTATTGCTATGGCAATGAGAGCTGGATATTCATGGTGTGATGCAGAATTCTTCCAGTTCCACCCAACTGGTATTTATGGTGCAGGTAACCTCATCACAGAAGGTGTTCGTGGTGAAGGTGGTATTCTTCTTAATGCAAATGGTGAAAGGTTTATGGAAAGATACGCTCCAACTATTAAAGACCTTGCACCAAGGGATATAGTTTCCCGTTCTATGATGAGAGAGATTTTAGAAGGTAGAGGTGTTGGACCAAATAAAGATCATATCTTATTAAAAATAGATCATATAGGTGCTGATGCTATTATGGAAAAACTTCCAGGTATTCACGAATTAGCACTTGTATTTGCTGGCGTTGACTGTACAAAAGAACCAATACCAGTTGTTCCAACAGCTCACTATCAAAATGGAGGTATTCCAACTAATTACTTAACCCAAGTTGTAAAAGCTCAAGGTGAAAACCCTGAAGAGCCAGTTCCAGGATTCTTTGCTGCAGGTGAATGTGCTGCTGCATCAGTTCATGGTGCTAACAGACTTGGTACAAACTCATTGCTTGACTTAGTAGTATTTGGTAGGACAGCTGGTGAACAAGCTGCAAAATGGGCTCAAAATAATAAACTTGTTCCATTAAAAGACGATGCTGGTGATTTTGGTATCAAACTATTCCAAAAATTTGCTAACTCTAATGGTAAATACACATTTGGCCCAATTTACAACGAATTAATAGAAACAATGCAGAAAAATGTTTCCGTGTTTAGAACAGAAGAAGGATTAAAAGAAGCTTTAGAAAAACTTGATGAGTTAGAAAAGAAAATGGATGACTTTAGAGTTAATGATAAATCAAATATCTATAATCTCGAATTAATTGAGGCATTAGAATTAAATAATATGATTATGGTAGCAAAAGCGCTTACTAAAGCTGCTCTTGAAAGAAAAGAATCTCGTGGTGGGCACTATAGAGATGATTATCCTGAAAGGGATGATGAAAACTACTTAAAGCATACTGAAGTTTTCTATCAAGACGGTGAATTTGAGGTTAAATATAGACCAGTAAGAATGAAGCCTCTTACTGTTGATCCATTCCCACCAAAACCAAGAGTATATTAA
- a CDS encoding succinate dehydrogenase, cytochrome b556 subunit, producing MPRKDLITYPKKVSYRKHTGMTAWLLHRITGVILGLYLIFHILGKAGVAEWFTSLTANAGVRAVVFLTFIYHAFNGFRIVLIDFSNGAEKGVFAKQFMVVIFLVIVVFIIGAIPIFS from the coding sequence ATGCCAAGAAAAGATCTTATCACGTATCCCAAAAAAGTTTCTTATCGTAAGCACACCGGTATGACCGCATGGTTGCTTCACAGAATTACCGGTGTAATTTTAGGTCTTTACCTTATTTTTCACATTTTAGGTAAAGCTGGCGTAGCAGAATGGTTTACTAGCCTCACTGCAAATGCCGGAGTAAGAGCAGTTGTGTTTTTAACATTCATTTATCATGCATTTAATGGTTTCAGAATAGTTTTAATCGATTTTAGCAACGGCGCTGAAAAAGGCGTTTTTGCAAAGCAGTTTATGGTTGTTATTTTCTTAGTAATTGTTGTTTTTATCATTGGTGCAATACCTATATTTTCATAA
- a CDS encoding GGDEF domain-containing protein: protein MYESLKRNIFVILTSILLIYETYNKTNENLLLLTSLLLTCYIAATLIKKVELDEVLFALFVILIGYLSIANREFIYFQILAITFLVFDSKFYVIKVILAILLILFDLFYLNISILSTFSLMILYSLFFSIFIKLLIDRLEEEIDELSITDDLTGLLNQKGFLKKFEEEYYRSVRYKKNFTVIMLDSDDLKKVNDTYGHKYGTKVILFIADEIKKNIRRTDFACRYGGDEFMICLVETPINNGKIFAERLKNNIAMKPVFTDKGRGFNVTVSVGVVGYPHTSEKSFELLDLVDKALYEAKNKGKNRVEILTKNSSL, encoded by the coding sequence ATGTATGAAAGTTTAAAAAGAAATATTTTTGTTATTTTAACCTCAATTTTGCTTATTTATGAAACATATAATAAAACAAATGAAAATTTGCTTCTTTTAACATCACTTCTTTTAACGTGTTATATTGCTGCCACTTTGATAAAAAAAGTCGAATTAGATGAGGTCCTTTTCGCTTTATTTGTAATTTTGATTGGTTATTTATCTATTGCAAATAGAGAGTTTATATATTTTCAAATTTTAGCAATTACCTTTTTAGTTTTTGATAGTAAATTTTATGTTATAAAGGTTATTTTAGCTATTCTATTGATATTGTTTGATTTATTTTATCTAAATATTAGTATTTTATCAACATTTTCGTTAATGATATTATATAGTTTATTTTTTTCAATTTTTATAAAATTGTTAATAGATAGATTAGAAGAGGAGATAGATGAATTATCCATTACAGATGATCTTACAGGCTTACTGAATCAGAAAGGTTTTTTGAAAAAGTTCGAGGAGGAATATTATAGATCTGTAAGATATAAGAAGAACTTTACCGTGATTATGCTTGATTCGGATGATTTAAAGAAGGTCAACGATACTTACGGACACAAATATGGCACTAAAGTGATACTTTTTATTGCTGATGAAATCAAAAAAAATATCAGAAGGACAGATTTTGCCTGTAGATATGGTGGTGATGAATTTATGATATGTTTAGTGGAAACACCTATTAACAATGGTAAGATTTTTGCAGAGCGTTTGAAAAATAATATTGCAATGAAACCAGTATTTACTGATAAAGGAAGAGGTTTTAATGTAACGGTTAGTGTTGGTGTGGTTGGGTATCCACACACTTCAGAAAAAAGTTTTGAGCTATTAGATTTAGTTGATAAAGCATTATATGAAGCAAAAAATAAAGGTAAAAATAGAGTAGAAATATTGACTAAAAATTCATCACTTTAA
- the amrA gene encoding AmmeMemoRadiSam system protein A, translating to MKDLSATAKKYLLEIARITIEKKFESILYEPDNIPGELNFNSGCFVTLHDKSGNLRGCIGNFRNDINIVYNVRDMAIQAAFHDPRFQPLKKEELDNVVIEISVLTPMQKVEDIDEIEVGKDGLYVKKGFFSGVLLPQVAVEHGWDRYEFLSYTCMKAGLPYDEWKKGGVEIFKFQAIIFDENEFKN from the coding sequence ATGAAGGATTTAAGTGCTACTGCTAAAAAATATTTATTGGAGATTGCTAGGATTACGATAGAGAAAAAATTTGAAAGTATATTATATGAACCAGATAATATTCCGGGCGAGCTTAACTTTAACTCAGGTTGTTTTGTTACTCTACATGACAAAAGTGGTAATTTGAGAGGTTGTATTGGTAATTTTCGAAATGATATTAATATAGTGTATAATGTAAGGGATATGGCTATTCAGGCTGCTTTTCATGATCCGAGATTTCAACCTTTAAAAAAAGAGGAGTTAGATAATGTTGTCATAGAGATTTCTGTTTTAACACCTATGCAAAAAGTAGAAGATATAGATGAAATAGAGGTTGGTAAAGATGGTCTTTATGTAAAAAAAGGCTTCTTTAGTGGTGTATTATTACCTCAAGTGGCTGTTGAACATGGTTGGGATAGATATGAGTTTTTATCTTATACTTGTATGAAAGCTGGATTACCTTATGATGAATGGAAAAAAGGGGGTGTTGAAATATTTAAATTTCAAGCAATAATATTTGATGAAAATGAGTTTAAAAATTAG
- a CDS encoding 4Fe-4S binding protein: MQLNEERKENLLSIDHIFKTYLDSNKYDFIYREKLFPLKSSSISLNKSDALDILQSTASVGLKSLALFHKIPRFQKLVRLRAPLIIITRLLPEYFEIPTLFIKELDNLLELLNLAEKVSIETNLPVNVVLSPNIFNNISRNHKIERDHSVIKPYLTNETMKPIEEDLLHEQFQLAEALLSNYFKETNISNVISFYNPEKFFIPYLVPNIKNKFIESISNKELNIYKDELKFFKQLAYNYNISLKLNIKNDDEIDFETKDYLCPGCPFIPLKKIFEKYQLVFTNINCERIKSIFNIKNISFSEYFGLTFEKIQVDTIFIGNLSDAHIQLINQTRPHQRVVLLADSEPTCSIANFQTVKNLFKLPNKNFIFPYSCENIPQKKSLTIKEKKCKCIFKNENPKCIESTFCPALFIINKKISINTSLCIGCNFCKEFCPYGAIK; the protein is encoded by the coding sequence ATGCAATTAAATGAAGAAAGAAAAGAGAACTTACTTTCAATTGACCATATTTTCAAAACTTATTTAGATTCAAATAAATACGATTTTATATACAGAGAAAAACTGTTCCCATTAAAATCTTCTAGTATTTCATTAAATAAAAGTGATGCATTGGACATTTTACAGAGTACAGCTTCAGTTGGCTTAAAGTCTTTAGCCCTTTTTCACAAAATACCAAGATTCCAAAAATTAGTAAGATTAAGGGCACCCCTAATTATAATAACCAGATTACTGCCTGAATATTTCGAAATACCCACTTTATTTATAAAAGAACTGGACAACCTGCTAGAATTATTAAACCTTGCTGAAAAGGTCTCCATCGAAACAAACTTGCCTGTAAATGTGGTTTTATCTCCAAATATTTTCAATAATATTTCGAGAAATCATAAAATTGAAAGAGATCACTCTGTAATAAAACCATATCTTACAAACGAAACTATGAAGCCAATAGAGGAAGATTTATTACATGAACAATTTCAATTAGCAGAAGCTTTGCTCTCCAATTATTTTAAAGAAACTAATATTTCAAATGTTATTTCTTTTTATAATCCGGAAAAATTCTTTATCCCATACCTTGTTCCGAATATTAAAAATAAATTTATTGAATCCATCTCTAATAAAGAATTAAATATTTACAAAGATGAGCTCAAATTTTTCAAACAGCTAGCTTATAACTACAATATTAGTCTGAAATTAAATATCAAAAATGATGATGAAATCGATTTTGAGACAAAAGATTATCTTTGCCCGGGGTGTCCATTCATACCATTAAAAAAAATCTTTGAAAAATATCAGCTGGTTTTCACAAATATTAATTGTGAAAGGATAAAATCCATTTTTAACATTAAAAATATCTCTTTTAGTGAATACTTTGGACTAACTTTTGAAAAGATTCAAGTTGATACAATCTTTATAGGTAATCTTTCCGATGCACATATCCAGCTAATTAACCAAACAAGACCTCATCAAAGGGTTGTTTTACTTGCAGACTCAGAACCTACCTGTTCAATAGCAAACTTTCAAACAGTAAAAAACTTATTTAAGCTTCCTAATAAAAACTTTATTTTCCCATACTCTTGTGAAAACATACCGCAGAAAAAATCACTAACTATTAAAGAGAAAAAATGTAAGTGCATTTTCAAAAATGAAAATCCAAAATGCATAGAATCCACTTTCTGCCCTGCGCTTTTCATTATAAATAAAAAAATATCTATTAATACATCGTTATGTATAGGTTGTAACTTCTGCAAAGAGTTTTGCCCATATGGAGCAATAAAATGA